From a single Rosa rugosa chromosome 7, drRosRugo1.1, whole genome shotgun sequence genomic region:
- the LOC133723146 gene encoding uncharacterized protein LOC133723146 has translation MFLTHPIVAGALPFVKNEQTLNRPPLTSLPWEWSLCCLANQKKVHVLIEARSESKGFYEERVTDSSGSYRLRGLVPDTTYVIKVVKRDGLGSSKIERASPDSVPVKVGYEDIKGLDLLVFEQPDTTILSCHVEGMKNEELHSHVLVEIKSSSDNSRIESVFPLPLSNFFQVKDLPKGKHLLQHRSSLPSSSHKFESEIIEVDLEKNTHIHVGPLKYVYEEDHQKQDLTPAPVFPLIVGVSVIALFEDPKSMIGTPTPGFTTTVKKEVRKPMLREKTY, from the exons ATGTTCCTTACGCACCCAATTGTGGCAGGGGCATTGCCCTTTGTCAAGAATGAGCAAACACTAAATAGACCCCCCTTAACTTCAT TGCCATGGGAGTGGTCGCTTTGTTGTCTGGCCAACCAAAAGAAGGTGCATGTCTTGATCGAGGCCAGATCAGAATCAAAAGGCTTCTACGAGGAAAGAGTGACTGACTCATCTGGAAGTTATCGTTTGAGAGGACTTGTTCCTGACACAACCTATGTAATCAAAGTAGTAAAAAGGGATGGTTTGGGCAGCAGTAAAATTGAGAGGGCATCACCAGACTCGGTTCCAGTTAAG GTTGGGTACGAAGATATCAAAGGATTAGACCTTCTGGTGTTTGAACAGCCAGACACAACTATTTTAAGTTGCCATGTTGAAGGAATGAAGAATGAGGAACTCCACTCGCATGTACTGGTGGAAATCAAATCATCTAGTGACAATTCTAGGATCGAGTCCGTCTTCCCTCTTCCGCTTTCAAACTTTTTCCAGGTGAAGGACTTACCCAAGGGTAAGCACCTTCTGCAACACCGGTCTAGTCTTCCATCTAGCAGCCACAAATTTGAATCCGAGATTATTGAGGTCGATTTAGAGAAGAATACTCATATACATGTTGGCCCACTCAAATACGTTTATGAAGAGGATCACCAGAAGCAG GATTTGACTCCGGCACCAGTTTTTCCTCTTATCGTAGGAGTCTCAGTGATCGCTCTATTTGAGGATCCCAAG TCCATGATTGGAACACCAACACCTGGATTCACTACAACTGTAAAGAAGGAAGTGAGGAAGCCCATGTTGAGAGAAAAAACTTACTGA